From the Archangium lipolyticum genome, one window contains:
- a CDS encoding CHRD domain-containing protein, translating to MHARNTNRWAALTLVGAGLLALAGCGSDKYVATAQLTGANEAPNPVTTNGAGTATATLDGDTLTVTGGFNGLGSDLFEVSGSPAHVHRGATGTAGPVVFPLVITSTDKRNGTFTATKELSDDEQEEFKNGLYYVNVHTAANQTGEIRGQFVPLRQDD from the coding sequence ATGCACGCGCGTAACACGAACCGCTGGGCGGCGCTGACGTTGGTGGGGGCCGGGCTGCTGGCACTGGCCGGCTGCGGAAGTGACAAGTACGTGGCGACCGCTCAGCTCACGGGCGCCAACGAGGCTCCCAACCCGGTGACGACCAACGGCGCCGGCACCGCCACCGCCACGCTCGACGGCGACACGCTCACCGTCACCGGCGGCTTCAACGGGCTGGGAAGCGACCTGTTCGAGGTATCCGGCAGCCCGGCCCACGTCCACAGGGGGGCCACGGGCACGGCCGGTCCCGTCGTCTTCCCCCTCGTCATCACCAGCACCGACAAGCGCAACGGCACCTTCACCGCGACCAAGGAGCTCAGCGATGACGAGCAGGAGGAGTTCAAGAACGGGCTCTACTACGTGAACGTCCACACGGCCGCCAACCAGACCGGGGAGATCCGCGGTCAGTTCGTGCCGCTCCGGCAGGACGACTGA
- a CDS encoding AMIN-like domain-containing (lipo)protein, whose protein sequence is MKVIGRWMPALGLAACLATAGCKKEEPAAARPEPTPPAEPAPSGTAAPANTPPPPEPAAPAEQSAGAGTGAPEDAGTAPAPTGAQAGQPEEPKNREWTAGLVDIKRSNQKPVTLREVRTARNEGFDRVVFQFDGDQLPGYHLEYVDKPVIKCGSGDPTELAGQGWLQVRIQPAQAHADGKATVTERERKPALPLLAELELTCDFEGEVTWVLGVQRPNKYRVLELHGPTRLVVDVQH, encoded by the coding sequence ATGAAGGTGATTGGACGCTGGATGCCGGCACTGGGGCTCGCGGCCTGCCTCGCGACGGCGGGCTGCAAGAAGGAAGAGCCGGCCGCCGCACGCCCCGAGCCCACTCCCCCCGCCGAGCCCGCCCCATCCGGGACGGCGGCCCCAGCGAACACGCCCCCTCCCCCCGAGCCCGCCGCTCCCGCCGAGCAGAGCGCCGGTGCCGGGACGGGCGCCCCCGAGGATGCCGGTACCGCCCCCGCCCCCACGGGCGCACAGGCCGGCCAGCCCGAGGAGCCGAAGAACCGCGAGTGGACCGCGGGCCTCGTGGACATCAAGCGCTCCAACCAGAAGCCGGTGACGCTGCGCGAGGTGCGCACGGCCCGCAACGAGGGCTTCGATCGCGTCGTGTTCCAGTTCGATGGCGACCAGTTGCCCGGCTACCACCTCGAGTACGTCGACAAGCCCGTCATCAAGTGCGGCTCCGGAGACCCCACCGAACTGGCCGGCCAGGGCTGGCTTCAGGTGCGCATCCAGCCGGCCCAGGCTCACGCGGACGGCAAGGCCACCGTGACCGAGCGCGAGCGCAAGCCCGCCCTTCCCCTCCTCGCCGAGTTGGAGCTGACGTGTGACTTCGAGGGCGAGGTCACCTGGGTGCTCGGCGTGCAGCGCCCCAACAAGTACCGGGTGCTGGAGCTGCACGGACCCACGCGCCTCGTGGTGGACGTGCAGCACTGA
- a CDS encoding 4-alpha-glucanotransferase codes for MPRATLPEDYRRHVTAALAALNVRNLVLSIHDPSFPSIPDEDLGRGSPYSGGGLRFLEFARELGFNGIQLGPQGQTSEDNPSPYDGTLFSRNVLNVALASLTHEETWGGLLRPERVQALVAARPGNEPRVKHRYAFRAQNEALDEVWEAFQHKRARAVPGSAIAWLAEHFETFRRGHQGWLERDALYDALCTEHGRPYWKEWSSEWDRRLWSPRPGEEAAFTTRRQVLLSKYAGQVEAYAFRQFLVHSQHAALRERTAAWGLKLFGDLQIGFSPRDGWAYQGLFVGSYLMGAPPSRTNPEGQPWNYPVLDPEQYHAPGGTAGPVLHFMGSRVDKMLSEYDGLRIDHPHGLVCPWVYRSGELDSLRAVQNGARLFASPDLPDHPRLARWALVSPEQLDRSVPRYADGWVRELNAEQVRRYSALFDAIIAAARAHGRQVSDLLCEVLSTMPHPLRRVMEQYGLGRFRVTQKADLTNPKDVYRSENAVPQDWIMVGNHDTKPIWALADRWRQAGEARAQAEYLAWRLHPEEEGREDFARRLVQEPGMLVQAKFADLFASRAENVMVFFPDLLGMKETYNAPGTVSEENWSLRVPNDYRHGYAEKLENDEALNLPKALALALRAGGEEARARHRGLIAALERLAAELQLG; via the coding sequence ATGCCCCGCGCAACCCTGCCCGAAGACTACCGGCGCCACGTGACGGCGGCCCTGGCCGCGCTGAACGTGCGCAATCTGGTGTTGAGCATCCACGACCCGAGCTTCCCGAGCATTCCGGACGAGGACCTCGGCCGCGGCTCGCCGTACTCGGGGGGAGGGCTGCGCTTCCTCGAGTTCGCGCGGGAGCTGGGCTTCAATGGCATCCAGCTCGGTCCGCAGGGGCAGACGTCGGAGGACAACCCCTCGCCGTATGACGGGACGCTCTTCTCGCGCAACGTGCTGAACGTGGCGCTCGCGTCGCTCACGCACGAGGAGACCTGGGGGGGGCTGCTGCGCCCCGAGCGCGTGCAGGCGCTCGTCGCGGCCCGGCCCGGGAACGAGCCGAGGGTGAAGCACCGCTACGCCTTCCGGGCCCAGAACGAGGCGCTGGACGAAGTGTGGGAGGCCTTCCAGCACAAGAGGGCCCGCGCCGTGCCCGGCAGTGCGATCGCCTGGCTCGCCGAGCACTTCGAGACCTTCCGGCGGGGGCACCAGGGGTGGCTGGAGCGGGACGCGCTCTACGACGCGCTCTGCACGGAGCACGGGCGCCCCTACTGGAAGGAGTGGTCGAGCGAGTGGGACCGGCGCCTGTGGAGCCCTCGCCCTGGTGAGGAGGCGGCGTTCACCACGCGCCGGCAGGTGCTGCTGTCGAAGTACGCCGGGCAGGTGGAGGCCTATGCCTTCCGGCAGTTCCTCGTGCACTCGCAGCACGCGGCGCTACGGGAGCGGACGGCGGCGTGGGGCCTGAAGCTGTTCGGGGACCTGCAGATTGGTTTCTCGCCTCGGGACGGATGGGCGTACCAGGGGCTCTTCGTGGGCTCGTACCTGATGGGCGCGCCGCCGAGCCGCACCAACCCCGAGGGGCAGCCGTGGAACTACCCGGTGTTGGATCCGGAGCAGTACCACGCGCCTGGAGGAACCGCGGGCCCGGTGCTGCATTTCATGGGCTCGCGGGTGGACAAGATGCTGTCCGAGTACGACGGGCTGCGCATCGACCATCCGCACGGGCTGGTGTGCCCGTGGGTGTACCGGTCCGGAGAGCTGGACTCGCTGCGGGCGGTGCAGAACGGAGCGCGGCTCTTCGCCTCGCCGGATCTGCCGGACCATCCGCGGCTGGCGCGCTGGGCCCTGGTGTCGCCGGAGCAGCTGGACCGCTCGGTGCCCCGGTACGCGGATGGCTGGGTGCGCGAGCTGAACGCCGAGCAGGTGCGCCGCTACAGCGCACTCTTCGACGCCATCATCGCGGCGGCGCGAGCCCATGGGCGGCAGGTGTCGGACCTGCTGTGCGAGGTGTTGAGCACCATGCCCCATCCGCTGCGGCGGGTGATGGAGCAGTACGGGCTGGGGCGCTTCCGGGTGACGCAGAAGGCGGACCTGACGAATCCGAAGGACGTGTACCGGAGCGAGAACGCGGTGCCCCAGGATTGGATCATGGTGGGCAACCACGACACGAAGCCCATCTGGGCGCTGGCGGACCGATGGAGGCAGGCGGGCGAGGCGCGGGCGCAGGCGGAGTACCTGGCGTGGAGGCTCCACCCGGAGGAGGAGGGGCGCGAGGACTTCGCGCGGCGGCTGGTGCAGGAGCCGGGGATGCTGGTGCAGGCGAAGTTCGCGGACCTCTTCGCCAGCCGGGCGGAGAACGTGATGGTGTTCTTCCCGGACCTGCTGGGGATGAAGGAGACGTACAACGCGCCCGGCACGGTGAGCGAGGAGAACTGGAGCCTCCGCGTGCCCAACGACTACCGGCACGGGTACGCGGAGAAGCTCGAGAACGACGAGGCGCTGAACCTGCCAAAGGCGCTGGCCCTGGCGCTGCGCGCGGGCGGTGAGGAGGCCCGGGCGCGGCACCGGGGGCTCATCGCGGCCCTGGAGCGGCTGGCCGCGGAGCTGCAACTCGGCTGA